A single genomic interval of Dromiciops gliroides isolate mDroGli1 chromosome 1, mDroGli1.pri, whole genome shotgun sequence harbors:
- the PKMYT1 gene encoding membrane-associated tyrosine- and threonine-specific cdc2-inhibitory kinase, protein MPVPTEGAPPPLSGTPVPVPAYFRHAEPGFSLKRPGGLNRSLPPRPPAKGSGSVSRFFPPRTPGWSQPRPRGVSFRGGPSGTLQSRGYDPDRPESFFQQSFQRLGRLGRGSFGEVFKVRSKEDGRLYAVKRSVSPFRGPQDRALKLAEVGGHEKVGRHPRCVRLERAWEEGGLLYLQTELCGPNLQQHCEARGSGLPEAQVWGYLRDTLLALAHLHSHGLAHLDVKPANIFLGPRGRCKLGDFGLLVELGTAGPGEAQEGDPRYMAPELLQGSYGTAADVFSLGLTILEVACNMELPRGGEGWQQLRRGYLPPEFTAGLSSELRSVLTMMLEPDPKKRATAEALLALEVIRKLRHWGPLGGMANEVLSRGRALWQSFLSLLCWLWHTLAHPASWFRPLGPPATPPSSPLSSLLLDSSISSDWEDDSLGPPLSPAMILARSPGGTSTPRNGSPDVRGGRRIRDPLDLSGISPELPQGPSFEPRNLLSLFEDSLDPN, encoded by the exons ATGCCAGTCCCAACAGAAGGGGCCCCTCCACCCCTGAGTGGTACTCCTGTACCTGTTCCTGCCTACTTTCGTCATGCTGAGCCTGGCTTCTCTCTTAAGAGGCCTGGGGGCCTGAATAGAAGCCTCCCACCCCGGCCCCCTGCCAAAGGGAGTGGTTCTGTTAGTCGCTTCTTCCCCCCTCGTACTCCAGGCTGGAGCCAACCCAGACCTAGAGGAGTTTCATTCCGGGGTGGGCCCTCAGGAACATTGCAGAGCCGTGGCTATGACCCCGACCGGCCTGAGTCTTTCTTCCAACAGAGTTTCCAGAGGCTTGGGCGATTGGGACGGGGTTCCTTTGGGGAGGTCTTCAAG GTTCGCTCCAAGGAAGATGGCCGTCTCTATGCTGTGAAACGTTCAGTCTCCCCATTCCGGGGTCCTCAGGACCGGGCACTCAAGTTGGCAGAAGTTGGGGGCCATGAAAAAGTGGGGCGGCATCCCCGTTGTGTTCGTCTGGAGAGAGCTTGGGAAGAGGGTGGGCTCCTGTATTTGCAGACAGAGCTATGTGGGCCCAATTTACAACAGCACTGTGAGGCTCGAGGATCTGGCCTACCTGAGGCCCAGGTTTGGGGTTATCTTCGGGACACATTACTGGCCTTGGCACACTTGCACAGCCATGGACTGGCCCACTTGGATGTCAAGCCAGCTAACATTTTCCTGGGGCCCCGAGGCCGCTGCAAGTTGGGAGACTTTGGACTACTGGTGGAGCTGGGGACAGCTGGGCCTGGTGAGGCCCAAGAGGGTGACCCCCGTTATATGGCTCCAGAGCTGCTGCAGGGCTCCTATGGGACAGCTGCAGATGTGTTCAG CTTGGGCCTTACCATTCTGGAAGTCGCCTGCAACATGGAGCTGCCCCGTGGTGGGGAGGGCTGGCAGCAACTCCGAAGGGGCTATCTGCCCCCTGAGTTCACTGCTG GTTTGTCCTCTGAGCTGCGCTCTGTCCTCACCATGATGCTAGAACCAGACCCCAAGAAGCGTGCCACAGCTGAAGCTCTATTGGCCCTGGAGGTCATAAGGAAGCTAAGGCACTGGGGGCCCCTGGGAGGCATGGCCAATGAGGTCCTGAGTCGAGGTCGAGCCTTATGGCAA AGTTTCCTTTCTCTGCTATGCTGGTTATGGCACACCCTGGCTCACCCAGCCAGCTGGTTCCGCCCCCTGGGCCCTCCAGCCACACCTCCCAGCTCCCCACTTTCCAGCCTCCTTCTAGACAGTAGCATCTccagtgactgggaggatgacaGCTTGGG CCCCCCACTGTCTCCAGCGATGATCCTAGCCCGCTCCCCTGGGGGTACTTCCACCCCTCGAAATGGTTCTCCTGATGTCAGAGGTGGACGGAGGATAAG GGATCCCCTGGACCTAAGTGGCATCAGCCCGGAGCTGCCCCAGGGTCCCTCCTTTGAGCCCCGAAACCTCCTCAGCCTCTTTGAGGACTCACTGGACCCCAACTGA
- the PAQR4 gene encoding progestin and adipoQ receptor family member 4: protein MAFLSGPRLLDWASSPPHLQFNKFVLTGYRPASSGSGCLRSLFYLHNELGNIYTHGLALLGFLVLLPLTMPWGQLGGGGWLGGTHCVACLAPPAGSVLYHLFMCHRGGSPVYARLLALDMCGVCLVNTLGALPIIHCTLACRPWLRPAALVGYTLISGLAGWRALTAPSTSARLRAFGWQAGARLLVFGARGLGLGAGAPGSLPCYLRMDALALLGGLVNVARLPERWGPGRFDYWGNSHQIMHLLSVGSILQLHAGVVPDLLWAARHACPTD, encoded by the exons ATGGCGTTCCTCTCGGGCCCGCGGCTGCTGGACTGGGCCAGCTCGCCCCCACACCTGCAATTCAACAAGTTCGTCCTGACGGGCTACCGGCCGGCCAGCAGCGGCTCTGGTTGCCTGCGCAGCCTCTTCTACCTGCACAACGAGTTAGGCAACATCTACACCCACG GCTTGGCCCTCCTGGGTTTCCTGGTGCTGCTGCCCCTGACCATGCCCTGGGGACAGCTGGGAGGGGGCGGCTGGCTGGGGGGAACACACTGTGTGGCCTGCCTGGCGCCCCCTGCAGGTTCTGTGCTCTACCACCTCTTCATGTGCCACCGTGGGGGTAGCCCCGTCTACGCCCGGCTCCTTGCCCTCGACATGTGTGGAGTCTGCCTCGTCAACACCCTCG GGGCCCTGCCCATCATCCATTGTACTCTGGCATGTCGACCTTGGCTGCGTCCAGCAGCCCTGGTGGGCTATACTCTCATATCTGGGTTGGCAGGCTGGCGAGCCCTCACTGCCCCCTCAACTAGTGCCCGGCTTCGGGCCTTTGGCTGGCAGGCAGGAGCACGACTGCTGGTGTTTGGGGCTCGAGGATTGGGACTGGGAGCAGGAGCCCCAGGATCCCTGCCTTGCTATCTTCGAATGGACGCATTAGCATTGCTGGGGGGGTTAGTGAATGTGGCCCGGCTGCCTGAACGCTGGGGGCCTGGTCGCTTTGACTACTGGGGTAATTCCCATCAAATCATGCATCTGCTCAGTGTTGGTTCCATCCTACAACTGCATGCTGGTGTTGTACCTGATCTGCTCTGGGCTGCCCGCCATGCGTGTCCCACGGACTGA